A genomic window from Tolypothrix sp. PCC 7910 includes:
- a CDS encoding phosphoribulokinase, which translates to MTSKPERVVLIGVAGDSGCGKSTFLRRLIDLFGEELMTVICLDDYHSLDRKQRKETGITALDPRANNFDLMYEQIKALKNGQAIEKPIYNHETGMIDPPERIEPNHIVVVEGLHPLYDERVRELIDFSVYFDISDEVKIAWKIQRDMAERGHRYEDVLAQINSRKPDFEKFIEPQREFADVVLQVLPTNLIKNDTERKVLRVRMLQREGKEGFEPTYLFDEGSTIQWTPCGRKLTCSYPGMQLYYGSDVYYGRYVSVLEVDGQFDNLEEVIYIETHLSNTSTKYQGEMTHLLLQHREYPGSNNGTGLFQVLTGLKMRDAYERLTAKEAKLAVQV; encoded by the coding sequence ATGACAAGTAAGCCGGAACGCGTGGTACTAATTGGAGTAGCTGGAGACTCTGGTTGCGGTAAATCTACGTTTTTGCGTCGTTTAATAGATTTGTTTGGTGAAGAATTAATGACAGTTATCTGTTTGGATGACTATCATTCCCTAGATCGCAAACAGCGCAAAGAAACGGGAATCACTGCTCTTGATCCTAGGGCAAACAACTTTGACTTGATGTACGAGCAAATTAAAGCGCTCAAGAATGGTCAAGCAATTGAGAAGCCGATTTATAACCATGAAACCGGCATGATCGATCCACCAGAACGGATTGAGCCAAACCATATTGTAGTGGTAGAAGGACTGCATCCTTTATATGATGAACGGGTGCGCGAGCTAATTGATTTCAGTGTTTATTTTGATATCAGCGATGAAGTCAAAATTGCTTGGAAAATTCAGCGCGACATGGCAGAAAGGGGCCATCGCTATGAAGATGTCCTAGCACAAATCAATTCCCGCAAGCCTGACTTTGAAAAATTTATTGAACCACAAAGAGAATTTGCTGATGTGGTTCTCCAAGTATTGCCAACTAACTTAATTAAAAACGACACAGAGCGCAAAGTGCTGCGAGTACGCATGCTTCAGCGCGAAGGTAAGGAAGGCTTTGAGCCAACCTACCTGTTTGATGAAGGCTCTACAATTCAGTGGACTCCTTGTGGACGCAAGCTTACTTGTTCTTACCCCGGTATGCAACTGTACTACGGTTCAGATGTTTACTATGGCCGTTACGTCTCAGTATTAGAAGTAGACGGTCAATTCGACAATTTAGAAGAAGTCATTTACATCGAAACCCATTTGAGTAACACATCCACCAAATATCAAGGTGAGATGACTCACTTGTTACTCCAGCACCGTGAATATCCAGGTTCCAACAATGGAACTGGTTTATTCCAAGTGCTAACAGGCTTGAAAATGCGTGACGCTTACGAGCGTTTAACAGCAAAGGAAGCCAAATTAGCAGTTCAAGTTTAA
- the metK gene encoding methionine adenosyltransferase encodes MSRRYLFTSESVTEGHPDKICDQISDTILDALLTQDPTSRVAAEVVVNTGLVLITGEITTKANVNYVNIARQKIAEIGYTNADNGFSANSTSVLVALDEQSPDIAQGVNTAHETREQDSDELFDSIGAGDQGIMFGFACNETPELVPLPICLAHRIARRLAAVRKTGDLSYLRPDGKTQVTVIYEDGRPVGIDTILISTQHTATIGEITDEEAVQAKIKQDLWTAVVEPVFGDIEIKPDEETRFLVNPTGKFVIGGPQGDSGLTGRKIIVDTYGGYSRHGGGAFSGKDPTKVDRSAAYAARYVAKNIVAAELAEKCEVQLSYAIGVARPVSIFLDTFGTGKVDDSILLELVKKHFELRPAGIIHAFNLRNLPNERGGRFYQDVAAYGHFGRNDLDLPWERTDKADLLKQAVNESLTAAIAQALK; translated from the coding sequence TTGTCTCGTCGATATTTATTTACCTCCGAGTCAGTTACCGAAGGACATCCAGATAAAATCTGCGATCAGATTTCTGATACGATTCTGGATGCCTTACTGACACAAGACCCTACTAGTCGTGTAGCGGCTGAGGTAGTTGTTAATACTGGCTTGGTGCTAATTACTGGAGAAATTACCACTAAAGCCAATGTCAATTATGTCAATATCGCTCGTCAAAAAATTGCGGAAATTGGTTATACCAATGCTGATAATGGCTTTTCGGCAAACAGTACGAGTGTATTAGTAGCATTAGACGAGCAATCACCTGATATTGCTCAAGGTGTGAACACTGCTCACGAAACCCGCGAACAGGATAGTGATGAACTATTCGACAGCATTGGTGCAGGCGACCAAGGGATTATGTTTGGTTTTGCTTGTAACGAAACACCAGAACTGGTGCCCTTACCGATTTGTCTTGCTCATCGCATTGCTCGCCGCCTAGCAGCAGTTCGCAAAACAGGTGATTTATCTTACCTACGTCCCGACGGTAAAACCCAAGTTACTGTAATTTATGAAGATGGGCGACCAGTAGGTATAGATACTATCCTGATTTCTACCCAACATACAGCCACTATCGGGGAAATTACCGATGAAGAGGCAGTCCAAGCCAAGATTAAACAAGACCTCTGGACAGCGGTAGTAGAACCTGTGTTTGGTGATATTGAAATCAAGCCAGACGAAGAGACACGCTTTTTAGTCAACCCCACCGGCAAATTTGTCATTGGTGGGCCTCAAGGCGACTCTGGTTTGACAGGACGGAAAATCATCGTTGACACCTACGGTGGTTATTCCCGTCATGGCGGCGGTGCTTTTTCTGGTAAAGACCCCACCAAAGTAGACCGTTCCGCAGCTTATGCAGCTCGCTATGTAGCGAAAAACATTGTTGCTGCTGAGTTAGCAGAAAAATGTGAAGTGCAGCTCAGTTATGCCATTGGCGTAGCGCGTCCTGTGAGCATTTTTCTAGACACATTCGGAACTGGCAAAGTTGATGACAGTATCTTGCTGGAATTAGTCAAAAAGCATTTTGAACTACGTCCCGCAGGAATTATCCACGCTTTCAACTTACGTAACCTACCAAATGAAAGAGGCGGACGTTTTTATCAGGACGTCGCGGCTTACGGTCATTTTGGGCGGAATGATTTAGACCTACCTTGGGAACGTACTGACAAAGCCGACTTGTTAAAGCAAGCGGTTAACGAGTCACTGACAGCCGCGATCGCCCAAGCACTTAAGTAA
- a CDS encoding ATP-binding protein has protein sequence MQTQKPAPVESSTESKTVPAEEPYTDELPTIEFPSRGKLKASSWRIHQKIGYGYFVAIGIGFFGSLTGLVIANHYRGREIRQLNQAHEQGQLLTNYKDAVIGAQLYSSNLVAVLEDPERLQTKKAEFLQSVEKAKQLEPKITGFIEQKPKTLAATSSTLETLLQNYATNLESYVNQIEPVLRQIDAKNVQREELDLVRERLLKIMRGDTAMQLEDLSQTLTHILENAEVKEDERTKAVEQAKGVERLIVIVSMLVSVAIAAIVAWRTSRAIAEPVITVTQVAEQVARKSNFDLRAPITTEDEIGLLAKSLNRLIERVSERTKELQQAKELAEAASKAKSVFLANVSHELRTPLNAVIGLSQLLQDDATDLSLSGDFITDLETINAAGRHLLELINDILDLSKIEAGKMTLYPETFEIATLINNVVLTVRPAVEKNGNILEIDYDEKLGTMYADQTRMRQVLLNLLSNAAKFTTNGKVTLTVKSEKEDFVPEAPFGFITFTVSDTGIGMSQSQQKQLFQPFIQGDTSTTKKYGGTGLGLAISRHFCQMMGGEIMVKSQLGVGSKFTVRLPLTVQE, from the coding sequence ATGCAAACTCAAAAGCCAGCCCCTGTTGAGAGCAGTACAGAAAGCAAAACAGTGCCAGCGGAAGAGCCATATACAGACGAACTCCCGACTATTGAATTTCCCTCACGAGGGAAACTCAAGGCTAGTTCCTGGCGCATACATCAAAAAATTGGCTACGGATATTTTGTAGCGATTGGGATTGGCTTTTTTGGCTCACTCACAGGTTTAGTAATCGCGAATCATTATCGGGGAAGAGAAATCAGGCAGCTTAACCAAGCTCATGAGCAAGGACAACTACTGACCAATTATAAAGATGCAGTCATTGGGGCACAATTATATAGCTCCAACTTAGTTGCAGTTTTGGAAGATCCCGAACGACTGCAAACTAAAAAAGCTGAATTTCTTCAAAGTGTGGAGAAAGCCAAACAGTTAGAGCCAAAAATTACTGGTTTTATTGAGCAGAAGCCGAAAACATTAGCAGCAACAAGTTCTACTTTAGAGACTTTATTGCAGAATTATGCAACTAACTTAGAGTCTTATGTTAACCAGATAGAACCTGTATTGCGGCAAATTGATGCGAAAAACGTGCAGCGAGAGGAACTTGACTTAGTACGAGAGCGGCTGCTGAAAATTATGCGCGGCGACACAGCCATGCAGCTAGAGGATCTGTCTCAAACACTGACTCACATTTTAGAAAATGCGGAAGTCAAAGAGGACGAGAGGACAAAAGCTGTAGAGCAGGCAAAAGGAGTTGAGAGACTAATCGTGATTGTGAGTATGCTGGTGTCAGTAGCGATCGCGGCCATTGTAGCTTGGCGGACTAGTCGCGCGATCGCAGAACCAGTCATCACTGTTACCCAAGTTGCTGAACAAGTAGCTCGTAAATCAAATTTTGATTTACGAGCGCCAATAACCACAGAAGATGAAATTGGCTTATTAGCTAAATCTCTCAACCGCTTAATTGAGCGGGTATCTGAGCGAACTAAAGAACTGCAACAAGCCAAAGAATTAGCTGAGGCTGCTAGCAAGGCAAAAAGCGTCTTTCTCGCTAATGTTAGTCATGAATTACGTACACCATTAAATGCGGTAATTGGCTTAAGCCAATTGCTACAAGATGACGCGACAGATTTAAGCTTATCGGGAGATTTTATCACCGACCTAGAAACAATTAATGCTGCTGGCAGACATTTATTAGAACTAATAAACGACATCCTCGACTTATCTAAAATTGAAGCGGGGAAAATGACTCTTTACCCAGAGACATTTGAAATTGCCACACTAATTAATAATGTCGTTTTGACAGTTAGACCTGCTGTTGAGAAAAACGGCAATATTTTAGAAATAGATTATGACGAAAAACTGGGTACAATGTATGCCGATCAAACAAGGATGCGGCAAGTTTTGTTAAATCTGTTAAGTAATGCTGCCAAATTTACTACAAATGGTAAAGTTACGCTCACAGTTAAAAGTGAAAAAGAAGACTTTGTACCCGAAGCTCCTTTTGGCTTTATTACTTTTACGGTGAGCGATACAGGAATTGGGATGTCGCAAAGTCAACAAAAGCAGCTATTTCAACCTTTTATTCAAGGTGATACATCAACTACGAAAAAGTATGGTGGTACAGGTTTAGGTTTAGCAATTAGCCGTCATTTTTGCCAAATGATGGGCGGAGAAATTATGGTAAAAAGTCAGTTGGGAGTTGGTTCTAAGTTTACCGTGCGCTTGCCTTTGACTGTGCAAGAGTAA
- the pcrA gene encoding DNA helicase PcrA: MTTTIDFLSHLNPSQRQAVEHYCGPLLVVAGAGSGKTRALTYRIANLILKHRVAPENILAVTFTNKAAREMKERIQKLFAEEEAIKQHGTKFDLLTEYQQTQLRSQVYRDTIKDLWCGTFHSLFSRILRFDIEKYQDEKGRRWNKNFSIFDESDAQSLIKDIVTKQLNLDDKKFDHRSVRYAISNAKNQGLSPQQFEQEQPNYRGRVIAQVYNSYQDRLAQNNALDFDDLILIPTRLFQQNEQVLGYWHRKFCHILVDEYQDTNRTQYDLIRLLATNGEDRKSEWNWQNRSVFVVGDADQSIYSFRMADFTILLEFQNDFGDGLQDDDTRTMVKLEENYRSCENILQAANELIENNTQRIDKVLRPTRGAGEQIYCHKADNELDEAEFIINQIRSLEYQNPELNWGSFAILYRTNAQSRPFEELLVKYQIPYTVVGGMRFYDRKEIKDVIAYLRAIANPADTVSLLRVINTPRRGIGKTTIDALLNASQQLGTTLWEILSDDTSVNTLAGRGAKSVKGFAEMISRWQDEIGTMPAAEIVQGILEDSGYVQDLLSQGTDESQDRIQNVQELYNAVLQFQEENEDATLQGFLQSTALSSDLDNLKEGKTAVSLMTLHASKGLEFPVVFLVGLEQGLFPGYRSLSDPASLEEERRLCYVGITRAQERLYLSHARERRLYGSREPAVRSQFLDELPEELLASGRRGRQTYTKPTTATNGNDKQNWQVGDRVLHKSFGVGEITHVFGEGQKLSVAIKFANLGQKIIDPRVAQLQKLD; this comes from the coding sequence ATGACCACAACTATTGACTTTCTCAGCCATCTTAACCCCAGCCAACGTCAAGCCGTAGAACATTACTGCGGCCCGCTGCTAGTTGTGGCTGGTGCAGGTTCTGGTAAAACACGCGCGTTGACTTATCGGATTGCTAACCTGATTCTTAAACATCGTGTAGCTCCCGAAAATATTTTAGCGGTGACTTTTACAAATAAAGCCGCTAGGGAAATGAAAGAACGGATTCAAAAGCTGTTTGCAGAAGAAGAAGCAATCAAACAACACGGAACTAAGTTTGATTTGTTGACGGAATATCAACAAACGCAACTGCGATCGCAAGTTTACCGCGACACCATCAAAGATTTATGGTGCGGTACTTTTCACAGTTTGTTTTCTCGTATTCTCCGATTTGATATTGAGAAGTACCAAGACGAAAAGGGTCGGCGGTGGAATAAGAATTTTTCAATTTTTGACGAATCTGATGCTCAAAGCTTGATTAAGGATATCGTTACCAAACAGCTAAATTTAGACGATAAGAAATTTGACCATCGTTCGGTGCGTTATGCGATTAGTAACGCTAAAAACCAAGGATTATCACCCCAACAGTTTGAACAAGAGCAGCCAAATTATCGTGGACGGGTAATTGCTCAAGTTTATAATTCCTATCAAGATAGGTTGGCACAAAATAACGCTCTTGATTTTGATGATTTAATTCTAATTCCTACTAGATTATTTCAGCAAAATGAACAGGTATTAGGTTATTGGCATCGCAAATTCTGCCATATTTTAGTTGATGAATATCAAGATACTAACCGCACTCAATATGACCTAATTCGACTATTAGCGACAAATGGCGAAGATAGAAAGAGCGAATGGAATTGGCAAAATCGCTCAGTGTTTGTTGTGGGTGATGCTGACCAGTCAATTTACTCTTTTAGAATGGCTGACTTTACCATTTTGCTAGAGTTTCAGAATGATTTTGGTGATGGTTTGCAGGATGACGATACCAGAACAATGGTGAAGTTGGAAGAGAACTATCGCTCTTGTGAAAACATTCTGCAAGCGGCTAATGAACTAATTGAAAATAATACCCAAAGGATTGATAAAGTCCTCAGACCGACAAGAGGCGCGGGTGAGCAAATTTATTGTCACAAAGCAGATAATGAACTAGATGAAGCCGAGTTTATTATTAATCAAATTCGTTCTTTAGAATATCAAAACCCCGAATTAAACTGGGGTAGTTTTGCCATACTTTATCGTACCAACGCCCAATCGCGACCATTTGAAGAACTTTTAGTGAAATATCAAATTCCTTACACAGTGGTGGGGGGAATGAGATTTTATGATCGCAAAGAAATTAAAGATGTTATTGCTTATTTAAGAGCGATCGCAAATCCTGCGGATACTGTAAGTTTGTTACGAGTTATTAATACTCCTCGGCGCGGTATTGGCAAAACCACAATAGATGCTTTACTTAATGCTTCCCAGCAATTAGGGACAACTCTATGGGAAATATTGTCCGATGATACATCTGTGAATACCTTAGCGGGACGAGGTGCAAAATCGGTCAAAGGCTTTGCAGAAATGATTAGCCGTTGGCAAGACGAAATTGGCACCATGCCAGCAGCAGAAATTGTCCAAGGTATACTAGAAGACTCTGGTTATGTGCAAGACTTGCTTAGTCAGGGTACAGACGAATCGCAAGATAGAATCCAAAACGTCCAAGAACTTTACAACGCTGTATTGCAATTCCAAGAAGAAAACGAAGATGCTACTCTACAAGGATTCTTGCAAAGTACTGCCTTGAGTTCCGATTTAGATAATTTAAAAGAAGGAAAAACAGCAGTTTCTTTGATGACTTTGCACGCTTCTAAAGGGTTGGAATTTCCTGTAGTCTTTTTGGTGGGATTGGAACAAGGACTATTTCCTGGCTACCGTTCTTTAAGTGACCCCGCATCTTTAGAAGAAGAACGCCGTTTGTGTTACGTAGGAATTACCCGCGCTCAAGAGAGGTTATATTTATCACACGCTCGTGAGCGTCGGCTTTACGGTTCGCGCGAACCCGCAGTGCGATCGCAATTTTTGGACGAATTACCAGAAGAATTATTAGCTAGTGGTCGCAGAGGTCGTCAAACTTATACTAAACCTACTACCGCTACCAATGGTAATGATAAGCAGAATTGGCAAGTAGGCGATCGCGTTTTACATAAATCTTTTGGGGTAGGAGAAATAACTCATGTATTTGGAGAAGGTCAAAAGCTTTCTGTAGCAATTAAATTTGCGAATTTGGGACAGAAAATTATTGACCCCAGAGTAGCGCAGTTACAAAAATTAGATTAA
- a CDS encoding antibiotic biosynthesis monooxygenase, with product MILEAVMLHVKPGMESEFESSFKTASKIIASMNGYLSHELHRCIEVNGKYLLLVRWETLESHTVGFRGSAEYQEWKKLLHHFYEPFPTVEHFEEVEI from the coding sequence ATGATTCTTGAGGCAGTTATGCTTCATGTTAAACCTGGGATGGAATCAGAATTTGAATCTTCGTTCAAAACAGCGTCCAAGATTATTGCATCAATGAACGGATATTTATCCCATGAACTTCATCGCTGCATCGAAGTTAATGGTAAATATCTCTTACTCGTGAGATGGGAAACTTTAGAATCTCATACTGTAGGATTTAGAGGTTCTGCTGAATATCAAGAGTGGAAAAAATTGCTGCACCATTTTTATGAGCCGTTTCCCACTGTTGAACATTTTGAGGAGGTGGAAATTTAA
- a CDS encoding carbonic anhydrase: protein MPIKRIIAGLNEFHDNYFIRHRELFEQLSHGQNPEVLFITCSDSRIDPCLITQSPPGELFVIRNVGNIIPAYGTPKSGEAAGIEYAVEALGIRDIVICGHSHCGAMKGLLQIGNLAQQMPLVYDWLKQYAEPTRRLVLDNYQHYPSDKLLKIAIEQNVLTQIENLETYPVIRSKLHSGQLTLHAWIYEIESGEVFAYDANIGKFKLLCNRPFPVPNPLIGAYTES from the coding sequence GTGCCCATAAAGCGTATCATAGCAGGCCTAAATGAATTTCATGACAACTATTTCATTAGACATCGCGAATTATTTGAACAGTTGTCTCATGGTCAAAACCCCGAAGTTTTATTCATCACTTGTTCTGATTCGCGGATTGACCCTTGCTTAATTACTCAAAGCCCACCAGGAGAATTGTTTGTTATTCGTAATGTTGGTAATATTATTCCTGCTTATGGTACGCCCAAGAGCGGAGAAGCAGCAGGTATAGAATATGCGGTAGAAGCTTTAGGTATTAGAGATATTGTGATTTGTGGGCATTCCCACTGTGGAGCTATGAAAGGACTTTTGCAAATAGGTAACTTAGCTCAACAAATGCCTTTGGTTTATGACTGGTTAAAGCAATATGCTGAACCTACTCGCCGTTTAGTTTTAGATAATTATCAACATTACCCCAGTGATAAGCTGTTAAAAATTGCTATTGAACAGAACGTTTTAACGCAAATCGAAAATTTAGAGACTTATCCAGTAATCCGCTCGAAATTACATAGCGGACAACTAACTCTTCATGCTTGGATTTATGAAATAGAAAGTGGAGAGGTGTTTGCTTATGATGCAAATATCGGTAAATTTAAACTCTTATGCAACCGACCTTTTCCTGTACCAAATCCTCTAATTGGCGCATATACAGAATCTTAA
- a CDS encoding P-II family nitrogen regulator, translating into MERVKRLEIITNSLEIPQVLKILDKIGVSGYSIIKDVTGKGDRGKVIDDLETPALTNGYVLSVCTEEQEYEVVEAITPILKKFGGVCIVSEAKWIAH; encoded by the coding sequence GTGGAAAGAGTTAAAAGGTTAGAAATTATCACAAATTCCCTAGAAATTCCTCAAGTCCTCAAGATTTTAGACAAGATAGGTGTTTCTGGCTATTCTATTATCAAAGATGTGACTGGCAAAGGAGATAGAGGTAAAGTTATTGACGATTTAGAAACGCCAGCACTTACAAACGGATATGTTTTAAGCGTTTGTACAGAAGAACAAGAGTACGAAGTAGTAGAAGCGATTACACCGATTTTGAAAAAATTTGGAGGTGTATGTATTGTTTCTGAGGCCAAGTGGATTGCACATTAA
- a CDS encoding sodium-dependent bicarbonate transport family permease: MNSSLILTNILNPPVLFFFLGMLAIFFKSDLEVPQPLPKLFSLYLLLAIGFKGGYELDESGINPQIALTLLAAILMACAVPVYSFFILKVKLDAYNAAAIAATYGSISAVTFITAQSFLKVLNISSDGYMVAALALMESPAIIVGIVLVRIFAPLSKEDGEEKGEFSWGEVLREAFLNGSVFLLVGSVIIGILTGERGWEKLQPFTQQIFYGALAFFLLDMGMVAARRIKDLGKTGSFLIAFSVFMPVANAILGIIIAKCIGISEGNSLLFAVLCASASYIAVPAAMRMTVPEANPSLYVSMALALTFPFNIIVGIPLYMNIIKAMGV; this comes from the coding sequence ATGAATTCTAGCCTCATATTAACTAACATACTGAATCCACCAGTATTGTTTTTCTTTCTGGGAATGCTCGCTATTTTCTTTAAATCTGATTTAGAAGTACCTCAACCTTTGCCAAAATTATTTTCTTTGTACCTCTTACTTGCAATTGGATTTAAGGGAGGATATGAACTTGATGAGAGTGGAATTAATCCACAAATAGCCTTAACATTGCTAGCAGCTATCTTAATGGCTTGTGCAGTGCCTGTATATTCCTTTTTTATCCTTAAAGTCAAACTAGATGCATACAATGCAGCAGCTATTGCGGCGACTTATGGATCTATTAGTGCAGTTACCTTTATTACTGCTCAGTCTTTTCTAAAAGTTCTGAATATTTCCTCGGATGGATATATGGTAGCAGCTTTAGCGCTAATGGAATCTCCAGCAATTATTGTTGGAATTGTACTAGTGAGAATATTTGCTCCTTTAAGCAAAGAAGATGGGGAAGAAAAAGGAGAATTTTCCTGGGGAGAAGTGTTGCGCGAAGCCTTCCTTAATGGTTCTGTATTTCTATTAGTTGGTAGTGTAATCATTGGCATTCTGACAGGAGAAAGGGGATGGGAGAAACTGCAACCATTTACTCAGCAAATTTTTTATGGTGCTCTAGCATTCTTTTTACTAGATATGGGAATGGTAGCTGCAAGAAGAATTAAAGACTTGGGTAAAACTGGGTCTTTTTTAATAGCATTCTCTGTATTTATGCCTGTAGCAAATGCCATTTTAGGCATCATCATTGCTAAATGTATTGGTATTTCGGAAGGAAATTCTCTGTTGTTTGCTGTTTTGTGTGCTAGTGCTTCTTACATTGCAGTACCAGCCGCAATGAGAATGACAGTTCCCGAAGCTAATCCTAGCTTGTATGTATCGATGGCATTGGCACTAACTTTTCCTTTCAACATTATTGTAGGGATTCCTTTATATATGAACATTATCAAAGCTATGGGGGTTTAA
- a CDS encoding metallophosphoesterase, giving the protein MNLKRRQFLFLSSLGLVSAGLTWILTRQNSQSNDLAQAETAITANPPKKDLLLRFVSVADTGTGAKGQYAVARAMTNYYKKNPYNLVVLAGDNIYNNGEIEKIADVFERPYKDLLKQGVKFQACLGNHDIRTANGDLEVKYPGFNMKGRYYTFSQGNVQFFALDTNGNADWKNQLLWLEKQLSLSKATWKIVFGHHPMYASGAYGSNPDFIKTFTPLFQKYGVQLYINGHEHHYERTRSINGTTYLICGAGAGNRPVGKNEWTEYSTSNLSFAAYEVYPDRIEISGIGTDNQVFDRGVIQLKAA; this is encoded by the coding sequence ATGAACTTAAAACGCCGTCAATTTTTATTTTTAAGTAGCCTTGGTTTAGTTAGTGCAGGATTAACCTGGATATTAACTCGGCAAAATAGTCAAAGTAATGATTTAGCTCAAGCAGAAACAGCGATCACTGCTAATCCACCCAAAAAAGACTTGCTACTGCGTTTTGTTTCCGTTGCAGATACAGGTACAGGTGCAAAAGGACAGTATGCTGTAGCTAGGGCAATGACTAATTATTACAAAAAAAATCCTTATAATTTAGTCGTTTTAGCCGGAGATAATATTTATAACAACGGTGAAATTGAAAAAATTGCAGATGTATTTGAGCGTCCTTATAAAGATTTACTCAAGCAAGGTGTGAAATTTCAAGCTTGTTTAGGTAATCATGATATTCGCACTGCTAATGGTGACTTAGAAGTTAAATATCCTGGCTTTAATATGAAGGGACGCTACTATACATTTAGCCAAGGAAATGTACAATTTTTCGCACTAGATACTAACGGTAATGCTGACTGGAAAAACCAGCTGCTTTGGTTGGAAAAACAATTAAGCCTCAGCAAAGCTACTTGGAAAATTGTATTTGGACATCATCCTATGTATGCATCGGGAGCCTATGGCAGTAATCCCGATTTTATTAAAACTTTCACTCCTCTATTTCAAAAATACGGCGTACAACTTTATATCAACGGTCATGAACACCATTATGAACGTACCCGTTCAATTAATGGCACAACTTATTTAATATGTGGCGCAGGTGCAGGTAATCGTCCTGTAGGTAAAAATGAATGGACAGAATACTCTACTAGTAATTTAAGTTTTGCTGCCTATGAAGTATATCCAGATAGGATAGAAATCAGCGGTATTGGTACTGATAACCAAGTTTTTGATAGAGGAGTAATTCAGTTAAAAGCAGCTTAA
- a CDS encoding transaldolase codes for MSKNLLEQLRTMTVVVADTGDIQAIEKFKPQDATTNPSLITAAAKMPEYQEIVDQTLLQAKKDAGAGASQAQIVTIAFDRLAVAFGLKILQIIPGRVSTEVDARLSFDTEATVTKARELIAQYKAAGVSRDRVLIKIATTWEGIRAAEILEKEGIHCNLTLLFGLHQAIACAEAGVTLISPFVGRILDWYKKDSGRDSYAPAEDPGVLSVTKIYNYYKKFGYKTEVMGASFRNIGEITELAGSDLLTISPSLLAELQATIGELPRKLDPANAASLEIEKISIDKATFDKMHAADRMATDKLAEGIQGFTKALEDLEKLLADRLATLEAKSATPVA; via the coding sequence ATGTCTAAAAACCTACTCGAACAGTTACGCACTATGACTGTAGTGGTTGCGGATACAGGAGATATCCAAGCAATTGAAAAGTTTAAACCCCAAGACGCAACTACCAATCCTTCGCTGATTACTGCTGCGGCAAAAATGCCTGAGTATCAGGAAATTGTCGATCAAACTCTACTCCAAGCTAAGAAAGATGCAGGCGCTGGTGCTAGCCAAGCGCAAATTGTCACCATTGCTTTTGACCGTTTGGCGGTAGCTTTTGGGCTGAAGATTTTACAAATTATCCCCGGTCGGGTGTCTACAGAAGTAGATGCCCGCTTGTCCTTCGATACCGAAGCTACTGTTACCAAAGCCAGAGAATTAATTGCTCAATACAAAGCTGCGGGTGTTTCCCGCGATCGCGTATTGATTAAAATTGCCACCACCTGGGAAGGTATCCGGGCTGCGGAAATCCTGGAAAAAGAAGGTATTCATTGTAACTTAACACTATTGTTTGGATTGCACCAAGCGATCGCCTGTGCGGAAGCTGGCGTTACTCTCATTTCTCCCTTCGTCGGTCGCATCCTCGACTGGTACAAGAAAGATTCTGGACGGGATAGCTATGCACCAGCAGAAGATCCAGGTGTATTATCAGTCACCAAGATTTACAACTACTACAAGAAATTCGGCTATAAAACCGAAGTTATGGGAGCTAGCTTCCGTAACATTGGCGAAATCACTGAATTAGCTGGTAGCGATTTGCTCACCATCTCCCCATCATTGCTAGCTGAACTGCAAGCAACCATTGGCGAACTACCACGCAAACTCGACCCCGCTAATGCAGCCAGCTTGGAAATTGAAAAAATCTCCATCGACAAAGCCACCTTTGACAAAATGCACGCGGCTGATCGCATGGCGACTGACAAACTAGCAGAAGGTATTCAAGGTTTCACCAAAGCCTTAGAAGACCTAGAAAAACTGTTAGCTGACAGACTCGCTACTCTAGAAGCTAAATCTGCAACTCCTGTAGCTTAG